TGCAGTCACGGTGACACCGCTCCCCTTGAGACTTGCTGCCAATCCTTCTGAGAATGTGCGCACCCATGCTTTGTGAGCGGAGTATGTGCCTTGGGCAGTCAGCGATGTCATTGATGAGATGTTTATGATGCCACCGTATCCACGCCCAGAGAACTCTGCAGCTGCCGCATGGCAGGTAATGAGCACCGCCCGGACCATCGTATCCAGTGCGCAAAGTTCGCGGTCCAGCTCACCACCTACAAAATCCTGGCCAAGCCCAAACCCGGCATTATTCACCAGCAGACCAATCGGCTTGTCTGTAGCCCGGACCCGGCGCGCCACCAACTCCGCACCCTGAAGAGTAGAAAGGTCGGCAGGCAGAACTTCAACTTGCACGTTGGCCACCTGACGAATCCGTTCGGCCACCTCGTCCAAGCGCTCGCGGTTTCGAGCCACAAGCACCAAGTCGTTGTTTTCCGCCGCGAGTTCCCAGGCTAGCTCCTGCCCGATACCCGAGGTGGCTCCTGTAACCAGTGCACTTCCCATGCTCCAAGCCTAGCTTGCACCTGTTTGCACTCAGACCACTCCTCCACCTCCCACCGCTAGGCTGGTGCCATGAGAATCGCCACGTGGAACATCAACTCGATCCGAGCTCGGGCAGATCGCGCCCTCGAAGTCCTCAACCGTTGGGACCTCGATGTGCTCCTCCTCCAGGAAACCAAGTGCAAACCTGAACAGTTCCCCCGTGCTGCTTTCGAAGCAGCTGGATACGAAGTTGCCGCGCACGGTCTGAACCAGTGGAACGGCGTAGCAATCGTTTCCCGGGTCGGGATCGCCGATGTCCGCACATCGTTTGACGGCCAACCCGGATTCGCCAAAGCCCCCGCCGATGGATCCATTGCAACTCCCGTGATCGAGGCCCGCGCGATCGGCGCAACGTGCGGCGGCATCGATTTATGGAGCCTCTATATTCCCAACGGCCGCGCTGTAGGAGACCCGCACTACGCCTACAAGCTGGAGTTTCTCTCTGCCCTCAACCGGACCGCCGCCGGCTGGTTGGCAGCCAACCCCGATCTCCAACTTCTCATGGGCGGCGATTGGAACGTCGCCCCACGCGA
The DNA window shown above is from Changpingibacter yushuensis and carries:
- a CDS encoding exodeoxyribonuclease III, with the protein product MRIATWNINSIRARADRALEVLNRWDLDVLLLQETKCKPEQFPRAAFEAAGYEVAAHGLNQWNGVAIVSRVGIADVRTSFDGQPGFAKAPADGSIATPVIEARAIGATCGGIDLWSLYIPNGRAVGDPHYAYKLEFLSALNRTAAGWLAANPDLQLLMGGDWNVAPRDTDVWDKDFFDDGLYVSEPERAAFLAFGESGLQEVTRQADGATYTFWDYQQLRFPKNEGMRIDFAWTSPALAQRVTAAHIDRNERKGKGASDHVPVVVEIDD
- a CDS encoding SDR family NAD(P)-dependent oxidoreductase; translated protein: MGSALVTGATSGIGQELAWELAAENNDLVLVARNRERLDEVAERIRQVANVQVEVLPADLSTLQGAELVARRVRATDKPIGLLVNNAGFGLGQDFVGGELDRELCALDTMVRAVLITCHAAAAEFSGRGYGGIINISSMTSLTAQGTYSAHKAWVRTFSEGLAASLKGSGVTVTAVCPGLVHTQFHERSQVDSTQWSELAFTSANYVARTALNAARRGTVIVTPTIRYKIAAAAIKFAPRSVVRAVAGPKLSGRN